The Methanobrevibacter millerae genome includes the window TGATATGCTGCATCGTCAATGTAGATATCATCGATTTTTGTAGAGCTTTTAACCTCATAGATTTCCACACCATCAGCATCATTTTTTAAAATATCAACACTGCAGAAATTGTTTTCAAAACCGAATGACGCTTCGGTAATGACATTAGGCTTATTTTTCAACAATTCTTCAGTTTTATCTATTGAAACTGTTAAATCAATGTCAAACGGAACATTAACATAATCTCCAAAAAGTCCCTTTGCAAGCTCACCTACCTCACGGCCCTTTTCTAAAACAGCATCATTGCCATCTATTGAATAATCAGGCAAGTATTTTTCCAACCATAAAATCTTTTCACACTGCACGCCCTTGCAATAGCGGGACTTTGATAAATGTATTTTACTCATAATATAACCCTAAATCCAACTTTTAATAATCATTTAATATAACTGGTTCATTTCCCCTGCAGGAAGCATTATTATGTATATATATTCTAAACACAATAATAATTTTCTAATCGATTTTTGTTCCGCATTCACTACAAAACAGTGAATTTTCAGCAAGTTCTGCTCCACATTTTTTACAATTTGCGATATCTTCCTCTTTTAAAAGTTCGTCCTTTAAATAAGAGAATTTTTCATCAGTTATTATTCCTTGTTTATGAAAAGATTCTAATCGCTTTAAGTTACTGATTTTGTATGATTCATCCAATTTTTTCAATTGAGAATAATCTATTTCTAAACCCCATCCATCTTCTTCATAAAGTGCTCCACTGATACGTTTGCTTAAAACATCCACACAATAATCCAAAATATGTTCTGAAATAGTGTATCCACATGTTAATTTTAAAAATATTTTTTTGTCTTTGAGCAATGTTAAAAGACCCATAGATTTTTTGTTTTTATCTTCGAGTTTTTCAAAAGAAACTATATCCTCATAAGGTATTCTAATATCACTTCCATCCATAGATCCATTTTTAAATACTATTCCTTTATCGACTACCTGAAATAAAGTAGTTATTATCCTATTTTCTTCATTTTGACTTGTTCCACTAGTTGCAGCCAAACCGATAACACCAAAAGCCAATGTAGCAACACCTTTTTTAGTACCACTGCTCCCAGATGTTTTCAATTGTTTTTCAGGAAGTATAACTTCACATTCAACACCTTTAAAAATATCATTTTCTTCTAAAAATTTCTTTATTTGCTGTTGTTCACGTTCTTCCTCAGATAATCCATCATCTCTATCAAAAATTCCCATAATTTCACCATCAAATACTTTACTCCCATATCTATTCACAATAATCAATTTAAATTTTTATAATAAGGACTTAGATTAATAAACAACTCTTTAATATCCTTTTTATCAATTCCACCAATAATAGAATCTATCAATTCTTCCTGTCTGGCTTGACCCAAGGTTAACCTATAAAGTGATAATATTTGAATTAATCTATCATATCTAATTTCATCACGGCTAAACGGATATGTAGGCACGATTCTTTCAATCTTTATAGTATTATCATTTATTCCCCAATAAGGGATTAAATCAGAGCTTCCACCAACTTTTTCCTTTTGACTAGCTTTTTTAAATATTTCCTTCCAAATATTCTTTTTAAAATCAGACTTATACCTCTTTGCCAGATTCTGTCTAATTGCCAAACATTCAAATCTATTAATTCTTCCCTCACGCTGCTCCAAATCAATTGGGTTTGACGGAAGGTTCCAATGGACAATTCGCCTACAATAATTATGAAAGTCCAGACCTTCTTGGCCTATTGATGTGGAAGCCAAAACAAATGGCCTGAATGGCATGTTAAATGCATCACGAATGGATTTTTTACGGTGGGTATCCTTTTCATCACTTTTTCCTTTAGTAAATGATACTGCAAAATGTGTTCTTAAATAAACATTTTCATACTCTTTATTGCACATACGCTTTTTAAAATTTTCCAAAGTATCAACATCATATGAGGCAGTCCGGAATTCAAATGAATTAATGAATTTCCTATTAATTATTAAAAGTCTGTCTTCATTATTCTTATCCAACCCATTTGATAATAAATGAACATATTCATCAAATACTGCTTGAAGATTACCCTGTTTTGAGTATTTCAATACGTTTTTCCAGTACGCATCATCTGAATTTTCACCGAAATTCAAATCTATTACTGCAATTGATTCAGGCAAATTCATACGGTCAATAAACTTTCTTCCAATTTGTGTTGTAGTGTATAAAAAATTATTAATTATCAAATTATAAGGCAATTCCTTTTCATATGCCCTGTATGCACATATTGCAGGAGAAGCCATAGCCATATCACATAACACATTTTCCAAATCATCAGGTTTTTTACCCAATTTTCCTCCAAAACCATTATACTGTTTTTTAAGTTCCTCATAATGTGTTAAAAATCCTTTTCTAAAATAATAACCAGATTCAACCAAATCATCCGATTGCTTTATCCATAAATCAACATGGGATGGTGAATCCAAAAGCATTGGAGCTAAATAATACCATCTGAAATCATCAAAAAGAGTGTTTTCCCATTCAATTTTTTTCAAACCATCCTGAATTTTAGTTTTAACCTCATCTTCAATTTGTTTTAAGCTCAAACCCCTATTCAAACAATCCAAAGGATCATACACATCAGCTAAAAACTTTGATGGATATAAAAGTGAAAATAATGTCATTTGCGTTGCTTTATTATCTTTTAGAGAAAATGTCATTCTAGGGCTTGGATATCTACTTTGTGAAAAATAATTAATTTTACGACTTAATTGACCTATTGTTTCACGTTCAATTTCATAGGATACCAATGAAGAAATCATTCTTGGAACCATTTCCCATGATGAAAATATCAATGTTTTAGAAAAATCTTCTGTACCTTCAAATGCGCCTGTCAATTCATAATATGGTAAAGATGGAGGCACCCAAAGCAAGTTAGCTGCATTATTTTTTAAAACATGACACATTAAATTTTCTAAACGAGCATTATTTGATGAAATTATTTTATATTCATTTATATCATCTTTATTTAGCCATAATGTATCCTTTTGAATCATATCAAACTCATGGTGGTCATTAAAGTATCTCTCAATTTTCGTTTTTAACTGATAATGTTTCATGAAAGACATCAAATATGGGGATGATTTAACATAATCAATCGGCACATTAGCATTTATTCCCATTTCATCCAGCAATTTTTGCATATCCATATAGGATACAATATCCTCTTCAATTACTTTCAGCTGATTTTCAACATCACTGCTGTCAATGATATCATCCATTTTGTCTTCAGTTATTCTTTCAGTTCTGCAGATATTTTTAAACATTGCATCTTCAGCTTTATTTTTTGCAATGATAAATGAAGTTTTATCCTTGTTGATTTCTTTTAGTTTAATTGAATAGTCATTCCATATTTCTCTAAATTCCTGCTTTTTTTCATCAGTGTTGTTTAAAAAGTCAATAACATCAAAAAATTCCTTATAGTGTGTATCCAATTGTTCTTCATCAATTTCATCCAATGTTGAATACATTTTATAAGGAGTTGCTGAAAGCATTAATATCCTTAAATCATCAGAATTGAAGAATTTTTTGGTTAATCTATCCATATCTGAGTTTTCTTCACTATCCAATAAATATTTGAATCTTTGAAATTCATCCATGATGATTAAATCCGGATCCAGTTTATCCAGTGAAATATCTGCAAATAATAATCTCAATTTGACAATATATGGTTTTACTTCTTTTTTATCAAACTTCGTTTTTCTTATAATTTGACCGAAAGGTTCCGATAACTCATTTTCTTTAAGTTTTTCAGTGATTTTAGAAATCATGTATTTTATATATTTTCCATTGGATTTCTGGTCACATTCAATTACCTGCTTTTCAAACCAATCACGAGGACCATCCCACCATTTGACACCAAATCGTAATATTTTTTCTAAATTTCGCATATATTCTTTAAATTCAGGAACTCTTTTTAATATTGCATACATCAGCGCCCTTTCATCAACTGTTCCCTGTGAATTACTTACCTTGAAGGATGTTTCGGGAGTTAATGGAATTAATTGAATGTATTTATTTAAAACATTCTCATCATTTTCTTCATTGAAAATATTTAAATGCTGCATTGATAATCTGGATGTATTTGTACTTTCAGCCTTGATTTCATTGACAATTCTTAATTTGTCAAGATTTTGCTCTGCTATTGTTGAATTAGAACAAATATATACAATTTTAACCAAATCATCATTCTCATCTTTTCTTAACTTGGCAAATTTTGCTATTGTTCCTCTTGCAACTAGTGTCTTTCCAAGTCCAACTTCATCGGAAACCAAGATACGATTTTGACCGCAACGATAAAGATAATCGATTCTCTCAACAGTAGCTCTTTGAAAATCCTTTAGTTCATCCATTACTGTTTTTTCAATTTCATCCAGTCGATTAACAATTTTACTCATCATTAATCACCCGCTTAAATGTATCATGCAATTCCTCAAATCCTTCAGGAATGACATTATCTTTAGATAATGTTTTAATTAAAAACTCCAATTCAGAGAATTTTTCAGGCTCATACATTGCTGCTTTTAACATCTTCTCATACAATTCAGGCAATTCTACGGTAAAGTTAGTATCAGATTTATCTGAACTGTAATCACCATCTTCAATGGAGCTTAAAATATATTCATCACCAAGTAAAAAGGCAACATACCTGATGAATGCGGTCTTATCATTTATTATGTTTGAAACAACATCATTTTGTCTATCTTCCGGCAGATTATCAACAGGGATTTTAATAATTCTCCTTATAGAATCATCATCTTTTGTTATGGTAATGATAAAAAATTCAGACAATTGAACTTTATCCAAATCTTTAAAAATGATTTTTCGAGAAAACTTAACCTTTTTATTTGACAGTAACGGCTGTATTTCAATATCATAGTCATCATAATCTTTATCGAATTCAACTTCCAAATCAAAAGAATCATTTCGTGAAATAACATTAGCACTTGAATTTAATCTGACTATTTGCTTAACGATTAAATTAAGGTCATTGCCATCATTTTCAGGCTCTGATTTGATGGTGTCCATATTAACCATTTGAAAAGGATTATCCTTACCATCATTGAAAATGTTTTTCAATACTTTATTAATGTTAAACCTGCGTTTTTTGGCCCAAAGTTTAATCATGAACTCAACATTGCCAAATAATGCATTGTGAGATGCATTTAGTGATCCCAAATATAAATCAACATAATTTCTTTTTTCAACAATATACATCTTGGCATGAATGTCCTGCTTTTGAGAATATTCCTCGGAAAGTAATGATTCCCCATCAACAACATCATCCTTTAGTGCGTAAAACTCAAAATTATCCAATTTTTTATCTTTAAGAGGACTGAGTGAATTCAGTCTTGTGATAAGAATAGCTTTGGAATTTGGTTTTTTACGATTATTGAAATCAATTATGACATCCTTAGACAAAAACGGAGACATTATTAAAAGATTTTCAAGAGAATTGCTATAGAACAGCTGATGATTTTGAATGGAATATTCAGCACCAACACCGTTTAAAATAAAATCAAAACCCTCAAACACATTTGAATCCAATTTGAATTCAACATTTTCCAATTCATTCATTATTTCTCTTATCTTATCCGTTTTATCACCATCAGTAGAAAAACCAGATAAAAATTCAAGGAATTTTATTAATGGATTGTTTTTGTCTGTTTTGGAATCTGTAATGCTACCATCCATAGAAAAGCTTAAATCCCAATTTCTATCAAATGTCAGATTCCTGCTTAAAACAGCAAATCTGTATAATATCTCTTTTTTATCATTAATATAACGCAATACCCATACTTTAGGATGAAATGATGCATATCTGGAATATTCAACATTATTACTGTTTGTAACCTGAAATACCATATCTTCAAGAAGAATATATAATGTAGTTGTTTTGTTTGGAAGTTTTATCTGTCCGCTTTCACAGAAAAGTGCAATTTTATCTCCCGTGCTTCTTAAAGCTTCAAGCAAAAATATAGGATTTTTGTTTAACTCTGTATCATTTTCAGCTGATAAACCTAATGATATGGATGCCCCTACCAATGCATCCAAATCCAGCGAGTAAGTTGCACCAATTGCAAAATCCAATTGATAATTTTGTGGAGGAGACAAAATACTTCCATAATCTAGACGGTCTTTTTTAGGATTTAACATCTAATCACCATGCTCCTCACTTTGATAAATATCTGCAATAATATCTTTTGCAATTGAAAATCTGTAATCCAATCTTTTGCCGGCAAACCATTCATTTGTATCATATTCACCGGGATGTGCAGTTTTAGATCTGTTGACACCTTTCAAAAAGATTTCACGATTTTGAATAATATTTTTCAATTCTTCAAAATCTTCATTTTTCATAGCTTCACAGGAATTTTTTAAAAAGATTCTAAGATAAGGATTGAAAACGCCTAAAGAAGTCATAATACCATCAATATCAATATTTGAAATTTCATACAAATTCAAATTATCGAATTCCCTAATAGCTTCCTCATTTTTATTTTCAGACACAATCAGATTATAAACTACCCTTAAAGCAAAACAAAACTCGCTAAATGAATTAGCATTATTGTAATTATTTTTAATTTCATCAGGAAACATGTAGATAATCGCTTGCAAATCGCTGAAAGAGGAAATATCCAAAAATTCATGAATATCATATTTCAAAACATAAGCCATTAGTGAATCAGGACAAGTTTCTATAATTTGATTTTTTAAAAATTGTCCTTCTTCAAAGGTCAAGTTTATATCCAAATCGTCAATCCAATCTCTCTTATATGAAGGAATATTGAATAAATGTATTTTTTGAACATCTCCAGCATTTTTATCATCATGCGCTTCATCGCTGCTATTTCCTAATTTAACAGCACCTAATGTGTTTTGCTTTTGAATAGCAATGAACTTGATATACTGGTCAATTGACATTTTTCCTTTAAAAAAGCCATATTTTCTAAGACCCACCCAATAGATGCTGGCAGGAGTTCGAGATACCCAAGAGCCACCATGAATAGATCGACTTCCAATAACACCCACCTCATCAGGATTATTTTCAAGAAATATATGGGCACATTCTTTTTCTGTTTTGTCAAATGTTTTCTTTAATTTAAAAAAGTCATACTGATTGTTAAATTCCAAATCTCTTAATGCATAAGGAACAATGAAAAAGTATTTGGCTCTAGTTTGGATTGTAGAAGTCCCTGGAAAAAACAAATCTGAATAAGCATCACGAATCTGTGAAATTCCCAGCTCATCAAGAACTCCTTTTTCCCCCAATAAATCTAAAACAGAAAGTATTTTACTTCTTTCATCTTTTGAAAAGTCAATCCATCCTATTTCCATAATATCCCAAATATTAATATATAATTTATTATTTATTTTTAAAATATCTTTTACCCAATAGCCATAAATATCTATCTAACTCTTTCAGTGAATATTGTTCTAATGAATAGTAATGAGCAAATTGATGTAAGATATCATTAAATTTAACATAATCCTTTAAATCATTATTAGAAAATTTAGCGAATTTATCTTTTTTTCTAAAATACCTCAATATCTTATCAACATAACTGTCATATATAGGAAATCTATCGGGATTGTGATGTGAACAATATTTTGTAGCAAATGAATAAAATCTCCTATTTAACTCCTTAACATCAGCAATATCATTTACTAATGTTAAATCACCCTCATCAAGTCTTTTATCAATATCCAATTGATAAATATGTTTACCAACTGTAAAAATAGAAAATATCTGAGTACTATAAAAATCATTTAAAGTACTTGATTTAATTAAAATATCTTCTATTAATTTATTCTCAGGTATCAAATCGAAAAACAACTTATCAAGACTATTTTCCTGATTAACATAATTTTCTAAAGAATACCATTCACCAATATACTTCTCAACTTCTTCAACAGTTGGTGTTGGTATAACAAAATCTTCGTTTTTGACAGTATTATAACTCGTATCAAAAACTATAGGAATATGATCGCTTAATTTTATCCATTTTTCCCCATCACCAATTTGCAAATCATCAATCCTGCCTTTTTTGGCAAATACATGATCCAAATGGAATGGCTTGTCCAAATGTCTGTACATGAAAAATGTAGGCTGACTTTCTTCGCCTTGCGTTTCATTATTTAGATAGTGATATGTGTCTGTAAGACCATATTCAGATAGCTTTTCAATTACTTCATTAACATTTTTAGCGTGAGCTCCCTTTAAACGCACATCACAGTTAAAGTCACCACAAATTATCATGTCTTCATTAAAGAATCCGGAATCTTTATGATTATCATAATATTTAGTAATTTCCTTTGGATAATAAACTGTTTTAGTGCCCCCCATATCCGGATTGGTCCAGACTCCCAAAAGATTAAATTCATCATTTACCCTAACAGGTATGAAATATCTAAGTCCATTATCATCCAAATCAGCCAGTTCCAGTTTCACATCATCACGAGCAAATATTCCAAGGCCATAATACTGGTTTTCACCAACCCAATAGCAATTGGAAGCAAAATCTTTATATTCTTCTGAATCAATTATTGATGGATTTTCACATTCCTGAATCACATAGATGTCTGCATTCTCTTCAAGAATTGCTGGAAACTTTTCGCTGAATTTACCGTTGCAGTTCCAAGATATTATTTTCATAAAGAAAACACCTCACACAAATAGATTATTAATAATTTATGTTAATTGATAACTTATATTTTTACAAACCCATACAGTTTAAATTATTTTTTTCAGTTACATTCCATTAAACAATGATTGTGATAATAAAAATATTTAAAAATGAATTCTTACATAATCACTTTTAATTGAGATTATTATTATACGAGTTCAAAATACTTTAATAAATTAATAAAGCCATGGAAAATTTTTTAAAAATATATGAGGAGGATTTAATTTGCCTTTGAAAAAATTCAATTCAAATGATGAAAAGTTGATTAAAGACACGATAAATGAAAACATTGCGAGTTCCATGAAAACACAACCCTCTTTTGCTAAATTATTGCAGTTAAATGGATGTTCTTCATTAAAACTTGGTTTAATGGGAAGAAAAATTAGAAAACAGTTATTAAAAGAAGCTGAAAGTGGATATTTAACTGTAGAATCAGTTATGCCCAGAGCTTATTCATTAATGGGAGAATATTTACAAATTAATGAAGTTAAAACATTTGAAGAATTGGAAATTGGAAATAGCATTCCCAATATTGAAAATGACACTTCTGAAATTGTAAATACTGAGGAAAAGATTGATACAATCCTTCAAAAAGGATTTAATGCTACATTACCATATATAAGTTCCGGTGTCAGATTTGGGCAAGCCGGAGGAAATAGTTTTGGAGGGGCTACTTATGTTTCATCCCAATTTGGAGAAGGGCAAACCGAATGGAAAAATAGTATGGTCTTTTTCGTGGAAAATGGATTAAGAATAGATGAAACAGAACAATTCATTCATTATAAACAAGTAGATTATGTGGATTATTCAGAAAAAGAAGATAGAAAAGGTTTATTTGCATTTAAAAGAAAAGGCATCACTTTTATCATGAAAAATGGTGAACAAATTATTATGAGAGTTTTGGCAGATGAATTAAATGCCATTAGATATTTAATAGATACAAACATGGAAAACAATAAAAAAACAAATATTGTCGAAAATAGGGATAATAATGAGGATATTTTAATTAAATATTTTGACATGTTTGAAAAAGGTTTAATTACTCGTGAAGAATTTCAGTTAAAAAAAGAGCAGTTATTTGAGAATAATAATTCTGATAATTCACTTTTAAAATCAAAACAACAACAATTATATTGTACTAAATGCGGAAGTTTAATTGATACAGATTCAAATTTTTGTAGCAATTGCGGAAATCAGCTAAAACAATGAAGAACTTTTATGTTTTATAATTTGAACTTAAATCTTTCAAATCAATTTAATTTAGTGCCGCAATTCGTGCAAAACTTCTGATCTTCGTAGTTAACAGGAGTCTTGCAATTAGGACATTCAAGAATAGCTTTTTTCCCATGTAAAATTTTGGATTTTTCCATTTCAAATTCTTCTTTCGTCAAATAACCATGCTCATACAATTCAACATATTTTAAAATCTCATCTGCATCGGAAACTTTGTTTGTCGGTTCATTTTGAGAAATTTCATCCCAGCCTTTTTCTTCAAATTCTCGTCCTCTGGCATTTTGATTGACAATATCCATGAACTGGTCATTGATAAGATTTTGAATCTTTACAGCATCCCATATTGCTACAACAACAAATCCCATGTATATTATCTGGTTTTCAAGAAGTATTATTTTCAAATTATTATTGACGTGAGGCTCAACGGATATGATGGACTCATAAGGAATTCTTAAATCTTTTCCGTCCTTTTGAGCGTTTCTGAATACTATTCCATTATCCACCACAAGCATTTGTGTTGAAATTGTTCTGTTTACCTCCTCCTGCTGAATTTCATCCTGAATAGCTAATCCAATGAGCCCAAAATATTTTGTTGCAACACCTCTTGATAGGCTATTATCAATATATTTGAGTTTTATTTCCTTTTCGGGAAGTATTACATTAACAGTGACTCCCTGATAAATATTATATTTGGTATAAATCTCCAATTCCTTCTGTTTGTTTTTTTTCATTTCCGATTCATATTTAAGTCTTTTATGTTCAAGTTTTTCATGATACTTTATATAATAGCTTGGACCCAGGAAATTATCTATATCATTTTGTGTTTTAAATTCGCTGGTGTTCCTGTGATATTTCTGCCTGATTTTTGAATTAAGAGCATTACAGTCCATGTGCAGTAATTCATCAAGACGCTTTTCAATATCTTCCAAAGCCAATGTTTTATTGAGACATTCATCTTTTAAAATAGCTTTTTCATTATTATTGGTGGGATTCTTTTCATATTTATATGAATATGCTTTTTCAGTAAAATAATCACTTGGCGTGAATCCACCGCATAGCTCCTTAATTTTATTTTCACATGCCTTTTGATAATCTGAAGTTTTATTGAATAATCCCATAATCATCACTTCCTATTTTTTAAGATATCATTTAACTTTAAAATCTCATTGCCTAACATTTCATTTTGTTCTTGCAATTTTGAATTTTCCCTTTTTATTTCCTTAAGCTCTTCACTTATTGAATTTAGACTATCCATAATAGCTTCCTTATCGACCTTTTCATCTTCAGAAATCAGTCTGTCTGTCAAATAAGAGGATATTGCTGCGGTTATCATGGAAAATATAAATATTCCAACAATTATTAAAATCAATGCAATAACCTTTTCATTGAATGTGACAGGTGTAATATCACCATATCCGACAGTGGTCAATGTTACTACCACGAAATAAAAATCATCGAATAAACCATAGGAAGGACCGAAAAAATACATCAATAGAGTGAAAAATAACACAGTTAATATTATTCCAAGACCTATCCTGTCGAGGTTACTTTTTTTAAGGAATATATTGAGGCTGTCAAAGAATTTGCTGAATAAAACAATTACACGTAAAAACTTAAGCAGTCTAATCAGCCTTAAAAAACGGGCTGATGAAAATATTGCAGGTAAAATCAAATCAAATGGAATAGCCGCAATCAAATCTATCCAATTGCTTTTCTGCTTTAAAAATACCTTTTTGGGTTTCGACAAGTAAAAATTAATGCAAAATTCACCTAAAAGAATAAAACATACCATCAAATCAAAAATATATAAAGCCCATGCAATATCTGAAGGAAGTTCAAAACAGATTAAAAGCAAAATGCAAACTATATCTATTAGAACCAATATGTTTAATATAAACCATGCGATATATCTTGCATTATATTCCTTACCTCTAAATTTCAAAATTTCACCACAATCACTTTTTGAACATCCAATTTAATTTAAAGACTTCATTTTACAAATATTTTCTATATAATTGTATATATAATGTTAATAATATAAGTTTATATTAATACTTACAAATAATATATACTTTTTAAACAACAAGAACATATCTTATATTATGATGAAAATGAAACAAAATGCATTTACAGGAAACAACACTGATTTTTACAAACAGCTGAAAAAAAGCATCAAAGATGCTGATAGCATTGATATTATTGTTTCATTTCTTATGAAATCCGGCGTCAAACTGATCATTGATGATTTGAGGGATGCTGTTGACAACAACAAAAAGATTCGCATCCTGACAAGCAGATACCTGAACATCACACAGCCAGAGGCATTAATTCTACTAAAAGAATTAAAAGACATTGACTTAAGATTCTACTCAAATAAAAACAAGAGTTTTCACCCAAAAGCATACATTTTCCACAATAAAGACTATGATGAAATCTATGTGGGTTCATCAAACCTTTCAAAAGGAGCTTTAACTGATTCTATCGAGTGGAACTACCATTTTACAAAATCCCAAAACGAGGATGACTTCAATCATTTCCAGGAAACTTTCAATGATTTATTTGAAAAACATTCCATCGAAATCACAGATAAGATTCTGAATGAATATTCCAAAAAATGGAAAAGGCCAAAGCTTCAATTAAATCAAAGGGACAATGAATTATTTGAACCGAACGGTGCACAACTTGAAGCATTATACAACTTAAACAAATCTCGTGAAGAGGGTTATGACAAGGCACTTGTTGTTGCAGCTACAGGTATAGGAAAAACATATCTTGCTGCATTTGATGCAAAAAATTATGAAAAAATTTTATTTTTAGCACATAGAGAAGAAATCATAACACAGGCTTCAGAGAGCTTTAAAAACATATACCCAAATAAAACCCAGGGATTTTACTACAGCAAAGATAAAGATATCGAAAAAGACATAATTTTCGCACTGGTTCAAAGTCTAGGAAAAAAGACAAACCTCAATGAATTCAAAAGGGATTATTTTGACTATATTATCATTGATGAGTTTCATCATGCTGTAGCAGACAATTACAAAAGAGTTCTTGATTATTTCACACCAAAATTCCTTTTGGGCCTTACTGCAACACCTGAAAGGCTTGACAACAGGGATGTATTTGCACTGTGCGACTACAACAATGTATATGAAATCCGATTAAAAGAAGCAATCAACAAAGGATATCTCTCACCATTCAGGTATTATGGAATCTATGACGATACTGTTGACTACAGCCAAATCAATATGAAAAACGGAAGGTATGATGAAAAGGATCTTGAAGAAAAGCTGATGATTCACAAAAGGGCAGAACTTGTTTTAAGACATTTTCTTAAATACAATTCATCTTCTGCAATAGGTTTCTGCTCATCAAGAAATCATGCGGAGTATATGGCTAAATATTTCACAGAAAATGACATTCCTTCAGCTGCTGTATACAGCGGAAGCCAGGGAGAATATACAGAAAACAGAAAGGATGCAGTAGAAAAACTCAAAAATAACAAACTTAAAGCTTTATTTACAGTAGACATGTTCAATGAAGGGGTTGACATTCCATCAATCGATACTGTTTTATTTTTAAGGCCGACACAGTCACCGACGA containing:
- a CDS encoding zinc ribbon domain-containing protein codes for the protein MGIFDRDDGLSEEEREQQQIKKFLEENDIFKGVECEVILPEKQLKTSGSSGTKKGVATLAFGVIGLAATSGTSQNEENRIITTLFQVVDKGIVFKNGSMDGSDIRIPYEDIVSFEKLEDKNKKSMGLLTLLKDKKIFLKLTCGYTISEHILDYCVDVLSKRISGALYEEDGWGLEIDYSQLKKLDESYKISNLKRLESFHKQGIITDEKFSYLKDELLKEEDIANCKKCGAELAENSLFCSECGTKID
- a CDS encoding DEAD/DEAH box helicase, coding for MSKIVNRLDEIEKTVMDELKDFQRATVERIDYLYRCGQNRILVSDEVGLGKTLVARGTIAKFAKLRKDENDDLVKIVYICSNSTIAEQNLDKLRIVNEIKAESTNTSRLSMQHLNIFNEENDENVLNKYIQLIPLTPETSFKVSNSQGTVDERALMYAILKRVPEFKEYMRNLEKILRFGVKWWDGPRDWFEKQVIECDQKSNGKYIKYMISKITEKLKENELSEPFGQIIRKTKFDKKEVKPYIVKLRLLFADISLDKLDPDLIIMDEFQRFKYLLDSEENSDMDRLTKKFFNSDDLRILMLSATPYKMYSTLDEIDEEQLDTHYKEFFDVIDFLNNTDEKKQEFREIWNDYSIKLKEINKDKTSFIIAKNKAEDAMFKNICRTERITEDKMDDIIDSSDVENQLKVIEEDIVSYMDMQKLLDEMGINANVPIDYVKSSPYLMSFMKHYQLKTKIERYFNDHHEFDMIQKDTLWLNKDDINEYKIISSNNARLENLMCHVLKNNAANLLWVPPSLPYYELTGAFEGTEDFSKTLIFSSWEMVPRMISSLVSYEIERETIGQLSRKINYFSQSRYPSPRMTFSLKDNKATQMTLFSLLYPSKFLADVYDPLDCLNRGLSLKQIEDEVKTKIQDGLKKIEWENTLFDDFRWYYLAPMLLDSPSHVDLWIKQSDDLVESGYYFRKGFLTHYEELKKQYNGFGGKLGKKPDDLENVLCDMAMASPAICAYRAYEKELPYNLIINNFLYTTTQIGRKFIDRMNLPESIAVIDLNFGENSDDAYWKNVLKYSKQGNLQAVFDEYVHLLSNGLDKNNEDRLLIINRKFINSFEFRTASYDVDTLENFKKRMCNKEYENVYLRTHFAVSFTKGKSDEKDTHRKKSIRDAFNMPFRPFVLASTSIGQEGLDFHNYCRRIVHWNLPSNPIDLEQREGRINRFECLAIRQNLAKRYKSDFKKNIWKEIFKKASQKEKVGGSSDLIPYWGINDNTIKIERIVPTYPFSRDEIRYDRLIQILSLYRLTLGQARQEELIDSIIGGIDKKDIKELFINLSPYYKNLN
- a CDS encoding phospholipase D family protein, with product MLNPKKDRLDYGSILSPPQNYQLDFAIGATYSLDLDALVGASISLGLSAENDTELNKNPIFLLEALRSTGDKIALFCESGQIKLPNKTTTLYILLEDMVFQVTNSNNVEYSRYASFHPKVWVLRYINDKKEILYRFAVLSRNLTFDRNWDLSFSMDGSITDSKTDKNNPLIKFLEFLSGFSTDGDKTDKIREIMNELENVEFKLDSNVFEGFDFILNGVGAEYSIQNHQLFYSNSLENLLIMSPFLSKDVIIDFNNRKKPNSKAILITRLNSLSPLKDKKLDNFEFYALKDDVVDGESLLSEEYSQKQDIHAKMYIVEKRNYVDLYLGSLNASHNALFGNVEFMIKLWAKKRRFNINKVLKNIFNDGKDNPFQMVNMDTIKSEPENDGNDLNLIVKQIVRLNSSANVISRNDSFDLEVEFDKDYDDYDIEIQPLLSNKKVKFSRKIIFKDLDKVQLSEFFIITITKDDDSIRRIIKIPVDNLPEDRQNDVVSNIINDKTAFIRYVAFLLGDEYILSSIEDGDYSSDKSDTNFTVELPELYEKMLKAAMYEPEKFSELEFLIKTLSKDNVIPEGFEELHDTFKRVINDE
- a CDS encoding DUF6361 family protein; the protein is MEIGWIDFSKDERSKILSVLDLLGEKGVLDELGISQIRDAYSDLFFPGTSTIQTRAKYFFIVPYALRDLEFNNQYDFFKLKKTFDKTEKECAHIFLENNPDEVGVIGSRSIHGGSWVSRTPASIYWVGLRKYGFFKGKMSIDQYIKFIAIQKQNTLGAVKLGNSSDEAHDDKNAGDVQKIHLFNIPSYKRDWIDDLDINLTFEEGQFLKNQIIETCPDSLMAYVLKYDIHEFLDISSFSDLQAIIYMFPDEIKNNYNNANSFSEFCFALRVVYNLIVSENKNEEAIREFDNLNLYEISNIDIDGIMTSLGVFNPYLRIFLKNSCEAMKNEDFEELKNIIQNREIFLKGVNRSKTAHPGEYDTNEWFAGKRLDYRFSIAKDIIADIYQSEEHGD